The Synechocystis sp. PCC 7509 genome includes a window with the following:
- a CDS encoding XdhC family protein: protein MKEFIAILAELEKSNRQGKTTIMATVIEASGSTYRRPGARMLLTSDGRSIGTISGGCLEADVCLRSQKVMATNQPTVVTYDTTSDEDIVWGLGLGCNGLVRVLIEPITPSQADYVEFLFRCYSDRQLGVVATLVSATGSVQEQVGTRLMLQQNGNFINQFSNFIAASIVEDARTALQDKVSTLKSYLLPNGEVEVFIEVIQPPLPLVIFGAGHDAIPVARFAKELGWNVTVVDTRQSEATQNRFTDADAIVLSRPENISDYVAVSDRTVAVVMTHNYLHDREVLKTLLPSQVCYLGILGPKSRTERLLEELRQIEINPTREQMHRLYAPIGLDIGADTPEEIALSIIAGIQAVITNRLGNQLRERKGSIHEPITKQGNQLNPSVKKYVSV from the coding sequence ATGAAAGAATTTATCGCCATCTTAGCGGAACTTGAAAAAAGCAACCGTCAAGGCAAAACAACTATCATGGCTACGGTGATTGAAGCTAGTGGTTCTACCTATCGCCGCCCAGGAGCGCGGATGCTGCTAACTTCTGATGGTCGTAGTATAGGGACAATTAGTGGAGGTTGTTTAGAAGCCGATGTTTGTTTGCGATCGCAAAAAGTAATGGCAACGAATCAACCAACAGTAGTAACCTATGACACCACCTCTGATGAAGATATTGTCTGGGGACTGGGACTAGGCTGTAATGGCTTGGTGCGCGTGCTAATTGAGCCGATTACACCTTCTCAAGCAGATTATGTAGAGTTTCTATTTAGGTGCTACAGCGATCGCCAATTAGGTGTTGTAGCCACCTTGGTTAGCGCCACCGGTTCGGTTCAAGAGCAAGTTGGAACTCGTTTAATGTTGCAACAAAATGGCAATTTTATTAACCAGTTCTCAAATTTTATAGCCGCAAGCATAGTTGAAGACGCACGTACAGCATTACAAGACAAAGTTTCAACCTTGAAGTCCTATCTATTACCTAATGGTGAAGTAGAGGTTTTTATTGAAGTTATCCAGCCACCATTACCACTTGTAATTTTTGGTGCGGGTCATGATGCAATACCTGTAGCGCGTTTTGCTAAAGAATTAGGTTGGAATGTCACCGTTGTTGATACAAGACAATCAGAAGCAACACAAAATCGATTTACTGATGCAGATGCCATTGTACTATCTCGTCCAGAAAATATTAGTGACTATGTTGCTGTGAGCGATCGCACTGTAGCTGTAGTTATGACTCACAACTACTTGCACGACCGCGAAGTTCTCAAAACCCTCCTACCATCGCAAGTTTGCTACTTAGGTATTCTCGGACCTAAAAGCAGAACCGAGCGTTTGCTAGAAGAATTGCGCCAAATAGAAATTAATCCCACTAGAGAACAAATGCACCGATTATATGCTCCTATTGGGCTTGATATTGGTGCTGATACTCCCGAAGAAATTGCTCTGTCAATTATTGCCGGAATTCAAGCTGTGATTACTAACCGTTTAGGAAACCAGCTAAGAGAGCGAAAGGGATCGATTCACGAACCAATTACCAAGCAGGGCAATCAATTAAACCCGTCAGTTAAAAAGTATGTCAGCGTATGA
- a CDS encoding Kelch repeat-containing protein, translating into MPSKSLVSFSLSICSVMLLGSPVLSQAQSQLPYWTKATSPTVARQELYPEVLNNKIYVVGGLLSPNTGFSAHFESYDPVKDTWTVLRPLPEARHHITLSAVNGLLYGIGGFTGGFPDWRAQPTMFIYNPSSNTWTQGTDLPVARAEGISAVVDNKVYLIGGRVRATENARLFNDHIDSVRNEVFDPITKRWSSLANASTPRNSAASAVIDGKIYVVGGRKFSKNADGTARQVNVANLEVYDPNLNRWQTRSPMPQARGGLAATSHLGKLYVFGGEQWVPEQKVFAESWVYDPKTDKWETLPPLPTPRHGLGASAVGNRIFVFGGGTKTGGNAATTSHEVLVLPTNGAIP; encoded by the coding sequence ATGCCATCTAAATCTCTGGTTTCTTTCTCACTCTCGATTTGTTCAGTAATGTTACTAGGTTCGCCCGTACTCAGTCAAGCGCAAAGTCAGTTGCCCTATTGGACTAAAGCGACATCACCAACGGTAGCTCGGCAAGAGCTTTATCCAGAAGTTTTGAACAACAAAATTTACGTAGTCGGCGGTTTACTCAGCCCAAACACTGGCTTTTCCGCCCACTTCGAGTCTTACGACCCGGTCAAGGATACTTGGACAGTATTAAGACCGCTACCGGAAGCACGCCATCATATTACACTGTCGGCAGTCAATGGTTTACTCTATGGTATTGGCGGTTTTACTGGCGGGTTTCCAGACTGGCGCGCACAGCCGACTATGTTTATCTACAATCCCAGTTCTAATACTTGGACTCAAGGTACTGACCTGCCAGTGGCTCGCGCCGAGGGGATATCCGCAGTAGTTGATAATAAAGTCTACCTAATTGGCGGGCGCGTTCGAGCTACTGAAAACGCTCGACTTTTCAACGACCACATCGACAGCGTACGAAACGAAGTATTCGATCCAATAACTAAACGATGGTCGTCCCTTGCCAATGCATCGACACCGCGAAACAGTGCAGCCTCAGCCGTAATTGATGGCAAAATCTATGTTGTTGGTGGGCGCAAATTTTCCAAAAATGCTGATGGCACTGCACGCCAAGTCAATGTAGCAAATCTTGAAGTTTACGATCCTAATCTCAATCGCTGGCAGACGCGATCGCCTATGCCTCAAGCTAGAGGAGGTCTGGCGGCAACTTCCCATTTGGGCAAGCTTTACGTTTTTGGCGGCGAACAATGGGTTCCAGAGCAGAAAGTTTTTGCCGAAAGTTGGGTATACGACCCGAAAACTGACAAATGGGAAACATTACCACCCTTACCAACCCCCCGACACGGATTAGGGGCATCCGCCGTTGGCAACCGAATTTTTGTTTTTGGTGGCGGAACTAAAACGGGCGGAAATGCCGCTACAACGAGCCACGAAGTGCTAGTATTGCCCACCAACGGAGCAATACCTTAA
- a CDS encoding LysR family transcriptional regulator, with amino-acid sequence MDKLKSLMIFMRSAQCGSFSEAARQLGMAPSAVSRAVLRLEDQLGVRLLGRTTRSLTLTEDGNRFYQRCQQIINDLSEAELEVKRSQSIPSGTLRIDLSNTFGKMHIAPTLLQFATQYPDLKLNVSFSDRLSDLIEEGIDATVRIGISSDSSLIMHYLATARYITCASPSYLAQYGMPTTPIELLQHRTVNFIYPQTRQEPIWKFEQEGKIIDLAVDSYLRFDDSEVILAAVIQGAGVVQLPKFIAAKAIARGNLQPILQSYATQVGLPIAVLYPQKRYLSAKVRVFVEFMTKLAVALKQADVVD; translated from the coding sequence ATGGATAAGCTGAAAAGCCTGATGATTTTTATGCGCTCCGCTCAATGTGGCAGCTTTTCTGAAGCAGCAAGACAGTTGGGCATGGCTCCTTCGGCTGTGAGTCGAGCGGTATTACGTTTAGAAGACCAATTGGGGGTGCGCTTGCTTGGGCGAACGACTCGCAGTTTGACACTGACTGAAGATGGCAACCGATTTTATCAACGCTGTCAGCAAATTATCAACGATTTGTCAGAAGCCGAACTTGAAGTCAAGCGATCGCAATCTATACCGAGCGGAACTTTACGGATCGATCTTAGTAATACCTTTGGCAAAATGCACATTGCCCCGACTTTGCTGCAATTTGCCACACAATACCCTGACTTAAAGCTAAATGTTTCTTTTAGCGATCGCTTGAGCGATCTGATTGAGGAAGGTATTGATGCAACGGTGCGGATTGGCATCAGCAGCGATAGCAGTTTAATCATGCACTACTTAGCAACGGCACGCTACATCACCTGTGCCTCGCCGTCGTATCTGGCTCAATATGGTATGCCCACAACGCCCATCGAACTATTGCAGCATCGCACTGTCAATTTTATCTATCCACAAACTCGACAAGAACCTATCTGGAAATTTGAACAAGAGGGCAAAATAATTGACCTTGCTGTTGATAGTTATCTGCGATTTGATGACTCAGAGGTGATTTTAGCAGCAGTGATTCAAGGAGCGGGTGTAGTCCAACTGCCTAAATTTATTGCCGCCAAAGCGATCGCGCGTGGAAACCTCCAACCCATTCTTCAATCTTACGCGACTCAAGTTGGATTACCGATCGCAGTATTGTATCCCCAAAAACGCTATCTCTCGGCTAAAGTTCGCGTCTTTGTTGAATTTATGACAAAATTAGCGGTGGCATTAAAACAAGCTGATGTTGTAGATTGA
- a CDS encoding nucleotidyltransferase family protein: MKVVEEYNQNIGIVILAAGASTRMGTPKQLLPYQECTLLRHTIEVAKSSVCRPIVVILGAYAQLIKPDISHLSIQIVENLQWAKGMSSSIKVGIQELTTSYPEVKAAIVTLCDQPFISTEIINQLALTHYSTNQPIIACEYGEALGVPALFSDRLFSELITLKNGEGAKQVIKKHSQEVFSISFPEGAMDIDTPKEYAELLVMT; encoded by the coding sequence ATGAAGGTCGTTGAAGAATATAACCAAAACATTGGAATTGTTATTCTAGCTGCTGGAGCATCAACGCGCATGGGTACGCCTAAGCAATTGTTGCCCTATCAAGAATGCACTTTACTTCGTCACACCATAGAAGTTGCGAAGTCTTCTGTCTGCCGACCAATTGTTGTTATTTTGGGCGCTTATGCCCAACTTATTAAGCCTGATATCAGCCATCTTTCTATTCAAATAGTAGAAAACTTGCAGTGGGCTAAAGGGATGAGTTCTTCAATTAAAGTAGGGATTCAAGAGCTAACAACATCTTACCCAGAAGTAAAGGCAGCAATAGTCACGCTTTGCGATCAACCTTTCATTTCTACCGAGATTATTAATCAGCTTGCCTTAACACACTATTCGACAAATCAGCCGATTATTGCTTGCGAGTATGGAGAAGCTTTAGGTGTACCAGCTTTATTTAGCGATCGCTTGTTCTCGGAACTTATCACACTTAAAAATGGTGAAGGAGCAAAACAAGTTATTAAAAAGCATTCTCAGGAAGTTTTTAGTATATCTTTTCCAGAAGGCGCTATGGACATTGACACACCAAAAGAATACGCAGAGCTTCTTGTTATGACATGA